In the Paralichthys olivaceus isolate ysfri-2021 chromosome 17, ASM2471397v2, whole genome shotgun sequence genome, one interval contains:
- the vill gene encoding villin-1 isoform X3, whose protein sequence is MWSEVRLMPEGTRRYQKQEIAGVFKPGCGDKYIQPSPCHTHSSLHTGGKASDTLLQGVISLIYLYNLQETARPSLRQTQSKFSRMMNEDNQNTFRNVSRKPGLQIWTINNMQMVPVPSQAFGNFFEGDCYIILYTSESKGSGQSADIHYWIGNASSQDEQGAAAIYVTQLDEYLGGSPVQHREVQGSESPRFRGYFKNGLIYKKGGVASGFNHVDTNAYNILRLLHVKGRKHVTAREVEVSWNSFNNGDIFLLDMGKAIVQWNGPQSNRREKLKGVLLAQSIRDRERGGRAQIGVVEGGDERDSPELMKVMTAVLGQRTGQLKDATSDDKPDGVQSTSVRLYHVFENSGNLVVQEVATQPLTQDLLHSSDCYIADQGGSSVMVWKGKQASKEERREALNRALGYIKAKNYPSGTRVEVMSEGGESAMFKHLFKSWRDKGQTQGLGSTYSVGKIANIEQVKFDVMQLHARPELAAQQRMVDDASGEVKVWRIENLELAEVNPNTYGQFYGGDCYLVLYTYQISGQQQYILYMWQGRHATKDEITACAYQAVNVDNKFNGSPVQVRVVMGKEPRHFLAIFKGKLIIFEGGTGRPGVVNPDAAARLFQVRGTNEFNTKATEVLARASSLNTNDVFLLRTDQICYLWYGKGCSGDERVMGRAMSDVLSKQDKQVVMEGQEPAEFWVALGGKAPYASDKRLQKDEPPHSPRLFECSNQTGQFRMTEVDDFAQSDLDEEDVMLLDTWEEIFLWVGNSANQYETKEAWTCAQEYLRTHPADRDPDTPVITVKQGYEPPTFTGWFNAWDPHKWSDLNKSFLNKSGGGNGAPGGPVSSPPLYRVHRGDLSPRPSTPTSPSVQRGQSPSSSYSPSLSRAGGTVSPSAGGSGTYLDPELLLNKSPSELPQGVDPGQREDYLSDVDFENLLGTTRSDFQRLPKWRQNDLKKKSGLF, encoded by the exons ATGTGGTCAGAGGTGCGTTTGATGCCAGAAGGGACTCGTCGGTATCAGAAACAGGAAATTGCAGGTGTGTTCAAACCTGGGTGTGGAGACAAATACATCCAGCCCTCCCCATGCCACACACACTCCAGCTTGCACACAGGAGGAAAAGCCAGCGATACTTTATTACAAGGCGTCATCTCACTAATCTACCTCTACAACTTGCAGGAGACGGCCAGGCCTTCACTCCGCCAGACGCAAAGCAAG ttcagCAGAATGATGAATGAAGACaatcaaaacacatttagaAATGTCAGTCGAAAGCCAGGCCTGCAGATATGGACCATCAAC AACATGCAGATGGTGCCTGTTCCATCCCAGGCCTTTGGTAACTTCTTCGAGGGAGACTGTTACATTATTCTATAC ACGAGCGAGAGCAAGGGCTCAGGCCAGTCTGCTGACATCCACTACTGGATAGGGAACGCCTCCTCTCAGGACGAGCAAGGTGCAGCCGCCATCTACGTCACCCAGCTGGACGAGTACCTGGGTGGGAGTCCAGTGCAGCACAGGGAGGTGCAGGGCAGCGAGTCGCCACGGTTCAGGGGCTACTTCAAGAATGGCCTCAT CTACAAGAAGGGTGGAGTGGCCTCGGGATTTAACCACGTTGACACAAACGCCTACAACATCCTGAGATTGCTGCACGTCAAGGGGAGGAAGCACGTCACAGCGAGAGAG GTGGAGGTGTCGTGGAACAGCTTCAACAATGGTGATATATTTCTCCTGGATATGGGGAAAGCCATCGTGCAGTGGAACGGCCCCCAGAGCAACAGGAGAGAGAAGCTCAAG ggagTGTTGTTGGCTCAGAGCATCCGTGACAGGGAGCGAGGGGGTCGAGCTCAGATCGGTgtggtggagggaggagatgagcGAGACTCCCCGGAGCTGATGAAGGTCATGACAGCGGTGCTGGGCCAGAGAACCGGGCAGCTGAAGGATGCCACTTCCGACGACAAACCTGATGGGGTGCAGAGCACCAGCGTCAGACTGTACCA TGTTTTTGAAAATAGCGGGAATCTGGTGGTTCAAGAAGTGGCCACGCAACCTCTAACACAGGACCTGCTGCACTCCTCA GACTGTTACATTGCGGATCAGGGCGGCTCCAGTGTGATGGTATGGAAAGGCAAACAGGCCTCAAAGGAGGAGCGACGAGAAGCTCTGAACAGAGCTCTG GGCTACATCAAGGCCAAGAACTACCCATCCGGCACCAGGGTGGAGGTGATGAGCGAGGGAGGAGAGTCAGCCATGTTCAAGCACTTATTCAAATCCTGGAGAGATAAAGGACAAACTCAGGGTCTGGGTTCCACCTACAGTGTGGGGAAGATAG CAAACATCGAGCAAGTGAAGTTTGATGTGATGCAGCTTCATGCGCGTCCTGAACTGGCAGCACAGCAGCGAATGGTGGACGATGCATCTGGTGAGGTGAAG GTGTGGCGCATCGAGAACTTGGAGCTGGCTGAAGTAAATCCAAATACCTACGGCCAGTTCTATGGTGGAGACTGCTACCTGGTGTTATACACATACCAAATATCGGGCCAGCAGCAGTACATCCTGTACATGTGGCAG GGCCGACACGCAACTAAAGATGAGATCACAGCGTGTGCCTACCAGGCGGTCAATGTTGATAACAAATTCAATGGATCCCCGGTCCAGGTCAGGGTGGTGATGGGAAAGGAGCCTCGCCACTTCCTGGCTATTTTCAAAGGCAAACTCATCATCTTTGAG GGCGGCACAGGGCGGCCGGGTGTGGTAAACCCTGACGCAGCTGCCAGGCTGTTTCAGGTAAGAGGAACAAATGAGTTCAACACCAAGGCGACCGAAGTGCTGGCGAGGGCATCGTCTCTAAACACCAATGACGTGTTCCTTCTGAGGACCGATCAGATATGTTACCTGTGGTATGGAAAG GGCTGCAGCGGGGATGAGAGGGTGATGGGGAGAGCCATGTCTGATGTGCTGTCCAAGCAGGACAAGCAGGTGGTGATGGAGGGCCAGGAGCCAGCTGAATTCTGGGTAGCTCTGGGGGGAAAGGCCCCCTACGCCAGTGACAAGAG ACTGCAGAAGGACGAGCCACCTCACAGTCCCCGCTTGTTTGAATGCTCCAATCAAACTGGTCAGTTCAGGATGACTGAGGTGGACGACTTCGCCCAGAGTGACCTGGACGAGGAGGACGTGATGCTGCTGGACACctgggaggag ATTTTCTTGTGGGTCGGAAACTCGGCCAACCAGTACGAGACCAAAGAGGCGTGGACCTGTGCGCAGGAGTACCTGAGGACCCACCCTGCAGACCGTGACCCCGACACACCTGTCATTACTGTCAAACAGGGATACGAGCCGCCCACCTTTACCGGCTGGTTCAATGCATGGGATCCTCATAAGTGGAGT GACCTGAATAAATCTTTCCTGAATAAGAGTGGGGGTGGTAATGGGGCTCCAGGCGGTCCTGTGAGCTCCCCTCCGCTCTACAGGGTCCATAGGGGTGATCTGTCACCCAGACCCTCTACTCCCACCAGCCCATCCGTCCAGAGAGGCCAGTCCCCCTCCTCTAGCTACTCCCCATCGTTGTCCAGAGCTGGTGGCACCGTGTCCCCCTCTGCTGGAGGCTCGGGGACGTATCTGGACCCTGAGCTCCTCCTTAACAAGTCTCCCAGTGAGCTGCCGCAGGGAGTGGACCCCGGCCAGAGAGAG GACTATCTGTCCGATGTGGATTTTGAGAATCTGTTGGGGACGACCCGCTCAGACTTCCAGCGTCTGCCCAAGTGGAGGCAGAACGACTTAAAGAAAAAATCAGGACTTTTCTGA
- the vill gene encoding villin-1 isoform X4 — MIMMESRTGSKNVPAWSKETARPSLRQTQSKFSRMMNEDNQNTFRNVSRKPGLQIWTINNMQMVPVPSQAFGNFFEGDCYIILYTSESKGSGQSADIHYWIGNASSQDEQGAAAIYVTQLDEYLGGSPVQHREVQGSESPRFRGYFKNGLIYKKGGVASGFNHVDTNAYNILRLLHVKGRKHVTAREVEVSWNSFNNGDIFLLDMGKAIVQWNGPQSNRREKLKGVLLAQSIRDRERGGRAQIGVVEGGDERDSPELMKVMTAVLGQRTGQLKDATSDDKPDGVQSTSVRLYHVFENSGNLVVQEVATQPLTQDLLHSSDCYIADQGGSSVMVWKGKQASKEERREALNRALGYIKAKNYPSGTRVEVMSEGGESAMFKHLFKSWRDKGQTQGLGSTYSVGKIANIEQVKFDVMQLHARPELAAQQRMVDDASGEVKVWRIENLELAEVNPNTYGQFYGGDCYLVLYTYQISGQQQYILYMWQGRHATKDEITACAYQAVNVDNKFNGSPVQVRVVMGKEPRHFLAIFKGKLIIFEGGTGRPGVVNPDAAARLFQVRGTNEFNTKATEVLARASSLNTNDVFLLRTDQICYLWYGKGCSGDERVMGRAMSDVLSKQDKQVVMEGQEPAEFWVALGGKAPYASDKRLQKDEPPHSPRLFECSNQTGQFRMTEVDDFAQSDLDEEDVMLLDTWEEIFLWVGNSANQYETKEAWTCAQEYLRTHPADRDPDTPVITVKQGYEPPTFTGWFNAWDPHKWSGGNSYEEMKKKLSDPASISQITVDLNKSFLNKSGGGNGAPGGPVSSPPLYRVHRGDLSPRPSTPTSPSVQRGQSPSSSYSPSLSRAGGTVSPSAGGSGTYLDPELLLNKSPSELPQGVDPGQREDYLSDVDFENLLGTTRSDFQRLPKWRQNDLKKKSGLF, encoded by the exons ATGATCATGATGGAGTCCAGGACTGGATCTAAAAATGTACCGGCGTGGTCAAAG GAGACGGCCAGGCCTTCACTCCGCCAGACGCAAAGCAAG ttcagCAGAATGATGAATGAAGACaatcaaaacacatttagaAATGTCAGTCGAAAGCCAGGCCTGCAGATATGGACCATCAAC AACATGCAGATGGTGCCTGTTCCATCCCAGGCCTTTGGTAACTTCTTCGAGGGAGACTGTTACATTATTCTATAC ACGAGCGAGAGCAAGGGCTCAGGCCAGTCTGCTGACATCCACTACTGGATAGGGAACGCCTCCTCTCAGGACGAGCAAGGTGCAGCCGCCATCTACGTCACCCAGCTGGACGAGTACCTGGGTGGGAGTCCAGTGCAGCACAGGGAGGTGCAGGGCAGCGAGTCGCCACGGTTCAGGGGCTACTTCAAGAATGGCCTCAT CTACAAGAAGGGTGGAGTGGCCTCGGGATTTAACCACGTTGACACAAACGCCTACAACATCCTGAGATTGCTGCACGTCAAGGGGAGGAAGCACGTCACAGCGAGAGAG GTGGAGGTGTCGTGGAACAGCTTCAACAATGGTGATATATTTCTCCTGGATATGGGGAAAGCCATCGTGCAGTGGAACGGCCCCCAGAGCAACAGGAGAGAGAAGCTCAAG ggagTGTTGTTGGCTCAGAGCATCCGTGACAGGGAGCGAGGGGGTCGAGCTCAGATCGGTgtggtggagggaggagatgagcGAGACTCCCCGGAGCTGATGAAGGTCATGACAGCGGTGCTGGGCCAGAGAACCGGGCAGCTGAAGGATGCCACTTCCGACGACAAACCTGATGGGGTGCAGAGCACCAGCGTCAGACTGTACCA TGTTTTTGAAAATAGCGGGAATCTGGTGGTTCAAGAAGTGGCCACGCAACCTCTAACACAGGACCTGCTGCACTCCTCA GACTGTTACATTGCGGATCAGGGCGGCTCCAGTGTGATGGTATGGAAAGGCAAACAGGCCTCAAAGGAGGAGCGACGAGAAGCTCTGAACAGAGCTCTG GGCTACATCAAGGCCAAGAACTACCCATCCGGCACCAGGGTGGAGGTGATGAGCGAGGGAGGAGAGTCAGCCATGTTCAAGCACTTATTCAAATCCTGGAGAGATAAAGGACAAACTCAGGGTCTGGGTTCCACCTACAGTGTGGGGAAGATAG CAAACATCGAGCAAGTGAAGTTTGATGTGATGCAGCTTCATGCGCGTCCTGAACTGGCAGCACAGCAGCGAATGGTGGACGATGCATCTGGTGAGGTGAAG GTGTGGCGCATCGAGAACTTGGAGCTGGCTGAAGTAAATCCAAATACCTACGGCCAGTTCTATGGTGGAGACTGCTACCTGGTGTTATACACATACCAAATATCGGGCCAGCAGCAGTACATCCTGTACATGTGGCAG GGCCGACACGCAACTAAAGATGAGATCACAGCGTGTGCCTACCAGGCGGTCAATGTTGATAACAAATTCAATGGATCCCCGGTCCAGGTCAGGGTGGTGATGGGAAAGGAGCCTCGCCACTTCCTGGCTATTTTCAAAGGCAAACTCATCATCTTTGAG GGCGGCACAGGGCGGCCGGGTGTGGTAAACCCTGACGCAGCTGCCAGGCTGTTTCAGGTAAGAGGAACAAATGAGTTCAACACCAAGGCGACCGAAGTGCTGGCGAGGGCATCGTCTCTAAACACCAATGACGTGTTCCTTCTGAGGACCGATCAGATATGTTACCTGTGGTATGGAAAG GGCTGCAGCGGGGATGAGAGGGTGATGGGGAGAGCCATGTCTGATGTGCTGTCCAAGCAGGACAAGCAGGTGGTGATGGAGGGCCAGGAGCCAGCTGAATTCTGGGTAGCTCTGGGGGGAAAGGCCCCCTACGCCAGTGACAAGAG ACTGCAGAAGGACGAGCCACCTCACAGTCCCCGCTTGTTTGAATGCTCCAATCAAACTGGTCAGTTCAGGATGACTGAGGTGGACGACTTCGCCCAGAGTGACCTGGACGAGGAGGACGTGATGCTGCTGGACACctgggaggag ATTTTCTTGTGGGTCGGAAACTCGGCCAACCAGTACGAGACCAAAGAGGCGTGGACCTGTGCGCAGGAGTACCTGAGGACCCACCCTGCAGACCGTGACCCCGACACACCTGTCATTACTGTCAAACAGGGATACGAGCCGCCCACCTTTACCGGCTGGTTCAATGCATGGGATCCTCATAAGTGGAGT GGAGGAAACTCCTAtgaggagatgaaaaaaaagctGAGTGATCCAGCATCTATCTCACAGATCACGGTA GACCTGAATAAATCTTTCCTGAATAAGAGTGGGGGTGGTAATGGGGCTCCAGGCGGTCCTGTGAGCTCCCCTCCGCTCTACAGGGTCCATAGGGGTGATCTGTCACCCAGACCCTCTACTCCCACCAGCCCATCCGTCCAGAGAGGCCAGTCCCCCTCCTCTAGCTACTCCCCATCGTTGTCCAGAGCTGGTGGCACCGTGTCCCCCTCTGCTGGAGGCTCGGGGACGTATCTGGACCCTGAGCTCCTCCTTAACAAGTCTCCCAGTGAGCTGCCGCAGGGAGTGGACCCCGGCCAGAGAGAG GACTATCTGTCCGATGTGGATTTTGAGAATCTGTTGGGGACGACCCGCTCAGACTTCCAGCGTCTGCCCAAGTGGAGGCAGAACGACTTAAAGAAAAAATCAGGACTTTTCTGA
- the vill gene encoding villin-1 isoform X2 produces the protein MWSEVRLMPEGTRRYQKQEIAGVFKPGCGDKYIQPSPCHTHSSLHTGGKASDTLLQGVISLIYLYNLQETARPSLRQTQSKFSRMMNEDNQNTFRNVSRKPGLQIWTINNMQMVPVPSQAFGNFFEGDCYIILYTSESKGSGQSADIHYWIGNASSQDEQGAAAIYVTQLDEYLGGSPVQHREVQGSESPRFRGYFKNGLIYKKGGVASGFNHVDTNAYNILRLLHVKGRKHVTAREVEVSWNSFNNGDIFLLDMGKAIVQWNGPQSNRREKLKGVLLAQSIRDRERGGRAQIGVVEGGDERDSPELMKVMTAVLGQRTGQLKDATSDDKPDGVQSTSVRLYHVFENSGNLVVQEVATQPLTQDLLHSSDCYIADQGGSSVMVWKGKQASKEERREALNRALGYIKAKNYPSGTRVEVMSEGGESAMFKHLFKSWRDKGQTQGLGSTYSVGKIANIEQVKFDVMQLHARPELAAQQRMVDDASGEVKVWRIENLELAEVNPNTYGQFYGGDCYLVLYTYQISGQQQYILYMWQGRHATKDEITACAYQAVNVDNKFNGSPVQVRVVMGKEPRHFLAIFKGKLIIFEGGTGRPGVVNPDAAARLFQVRGTNEFNTKATEVLARASSLNTNDVFLLRTDQICYLWYGKGCSGDERVMGRAMSDVLSKQDKQVVMEGQEPAEFWVALGGKAPYASDKRLQKDEPPHSPRLFECSNQTGQFRMTEVDDFAQSDLDEEDVMLLDTWEEIFLWVGNSANQYETKEAWTCAQEYLRTHPADRDPDTPVITVKQGYEPPTFTGWFNAWDPHKWSGGNSYEEMKKKLSDPASISQITDLNKSFLNKSGGGNGAPGGPVSSPPLYRVHRGDLSPRPSTPTSPSVQRGQSPSSSYSPSLSRAGGTVSPSAGGSGTYLDPELLLNKSPSELPQGVDPGQREDYLSDVDFENLLGTTRSDFQRLPKWRQNDLKKKSGLF, from the exons ATGTGGTCAGAGGTGCGTTTGATGCCAGAAGGGACTCGTCGGTATCAGAAACAGGAAATTGCAGGTGTGTTCAAACCTGGGTGTGGAGACAAATACATCCAGCCCTCCCCATGCCACACACACTCCAGCTTGCACACAGGAGGAAAAGCCAGCGATACTTTATTACAAGGCGTCATCTCACTAATCTACCTCTACAACTTGCAGGAGACGGCCAGGCCTTCACTCCGCCAGACGCAAAGCAAG ttcagCAGAATGATGAATGAAGACaatcaaaacacatttagaAATGTCAGTCGAAAGCCAGGCCTGCAGATATGGACCATCAAC AACATGCAGATGGTGCCTGTTCCATCCCAGGCCTTTGGTAACTTCTTCGAGGGAGACTGTTACATTATTCTATAC ACGAGCGAGAGCAAGGGCTCAGGCCAGTCTGCTGACATCCACTACTGGATAGGGAACGCCTCCTCTCAGGACGAGCAAGGTGCAGCCGCCATCTACGTCACCCAGCTGGACGAGTACCTGGGTGGGAGTCCAGTGCAGCACAGGGAGGTGCAGGGCAGCGAGTCGCCACGGTTCAGGGGCTACTTCAAGAATGGCCTCAT CTACAAGAAGGGTGGAGTGGCCTCGGGATTTAACCACGTTGACACAAACGCCTACAACATCCTGAGATTGCTGCACGTCAAGGGGAGGAAGCACGTCACAGCGAGAGAG GTGGAGGTGTCGTGGAACAGCTTCAACAATGGTGATATATTTCTCCTGGATATGGGGAAAGCCATCGTGCAGTGGAACGGCCCCCAGAGCAACAGGAGAGAGAAGCTCAAG ggagTGTTGTTGGCTCAGAGCATCCGTGACAGGGAGCGAGGGGGTCGAGCTCAGATCGGTgtggtggagggaggagatgagcGAGACTCCCCGGAGCTGATGAAGGTCATGACAGCGGTGCTGGGCCAGAGAACCGGGCAGCTGAAGGATGCCACTTCCGACGACAAACCTGATGGGGTGCAGAGCACCAGCGTCAGACTGTACCA TGTTTTTGAAAATAGCGGGAATCTGGTGGTTCAAGAAGTGGCCACGCAACCTCTAACACAGGACCTGCTGCACTCCTCA GACTGTTACATTGCGGATCAGGGCGGCTCCAGTGTGATGGTATGGAAAGGCAAACAGGCCTCAAAGGAGGAGCGACGAGAAGCTCTGAACAGAGCTCTG GGCTACATCAAGGCCAAGAACTACCCATCCGGCACCAGGGTGGAGGTGATGAGCGAGGGAGGAGAGTCAGCCATGTTCAAGCACTTATTCAAATCCTGGAGAGATAAAGGACAAACTCAGGGTCTGGGTTCCACCTACAGTGTGGGGAAGATAG CAAACATCGAGCAAGTGAAGTTTGATGTGATGCAGCTTCATGCGCGTCCTGAACTGGCAGCACAGCAGCGAATGGTGGACGATGCATCTGGTGAGGTGAAG GTGTGGCGCATCGAGAACTTGGAGCTGGCTGAAGTAAATCCAAATACCTACGGCCAGTTCTATGGTGGAGACTGCTACCTGGTGTTATACACATACCAAATATCGGGCCAGCAGCAGTACATCCTGTACATGTGGCAG GGCCGACACGCAACTAAAGATGAGATCACAGCGTGTGCCTACCAGGCGGTCAATGTTGATAACAAATTCAATGGATCCCCGGTCCAGGTCAGGGTGGTGATGGGAAAGGAGCCTCGCCACTTCCTGGCTATTTTCAAAGGCAAACTCATCATCTTTGAG GGCGGCACAGGGCGGCCGGGTGTGGTAAACCCTGACGCAGCTGCCAGGCTGTTTCAGGTAAGAGGAACAAATGAGTTCAACACCAAGGCGACCGAAGTGCTGGCGAGGGCATCGTCTCTAAACACCAATGACGTGTTCCTTCTGAGGACCGATCAGATATGTTACCTGTGGTATGGAAAG GGCTGCAGCGGGGATGAGAGGGTGATGGGGAGAGCCATGTCTGATGTGCTGTCCAAGCAGGACAAGCAGGTGGTGATGGAGGGCCAGGAGCCAGCTGAATTCTGGGTAGCTCTGGGGGGAAAGGCCCCCTACGCCAGTGACAAGAG ACTGCAGAAGGACGAGCCACCTCACAGTCCCCGCTTGTTTGAATGCTCCAATCAAACTGGTCAGTTCAGGATGACTGAGGTGGACGACTTCGCCCAGAGTGACCTGGACGAGGAGGACGTGATGCTGCTGGACACctgggaggag ATTTTCTTGTGGGTCGGAAACTCGGCCAACCAGTACGAGACCAAAGAGGCGTGGACCTGTGCGCAGGAGTACCTGAGGACCCACCCTGCAGACCGTGACCCCGACACACCTGTCATTACTGTCAAACAGGGATACGAGCCGCCCACCTTTACCGGCTGGTTCAATGCATGGGATCCTCATAAGTGGAGT GGAGGAAACTCCTAtgaggagatgaaaaaaaagctGAGTGATCCAGCATCTATCTCACAGATCACG GACCTGAATAAATCTTTCCTGAATAAGAGTGGGGGTGGTAATGGGGCTCCAGGCGGTCCTGTGAGCTCCCCTCCGCTCTACAGGGTCCATAGGGGTGATCTGTCACCCAGACCCTCTACTCCCACCAGCCCATCCGTCCAGAGAGGCCAGTCCCCCTCCTCTAGCTACTCCCCATCGTTGTCCAGAGCTGGTGGCACCGTGTCCCCCTCTGCTGGAGGCTCGGGGACGTATCTGGACCCTGAGCTCCTCCTTAACAAGTCTCCCAGTGAGCTGCCGCAGGGAGTGGACCCCGGCCAGAGAGAG GACTATCTGTCCGATGTGGATTTTGAGAATCTGTTGGGGACGACCCGCTCAGACTTCCAGCGTCTGCCCAAGTGGAGGCAGAACGACTTAAAGAAAAAATCAGGACTTTTCTGA